The DNA region ATCTCGGGAGCAGATTTCGAGAGGAAACTAACGCAAGTTCTTGACGatgccaccaccccaccGTGCCAGCAAAGAACACAGGTTGGCAAGCGCGGTGCTGAGGTAGGTAAGGCAGGAACGACAGGGGCAGCCTGGAGATTTCAACGCTCTTGCAAAGGGTATCGTGATACGGAAATATTATCCTGTTATTGCTGACGCCGAGATGTTAACCATAGCCCACCACGAAAGGGGTTCCATACTTCTTTTGAACCCTCGCCGATCCTCGCCGATCCGCCAGCGCCATTACCACATTATCATACAGTCGCCATCTTTGTAACGTCCCAGACAAACCAAACAAAGGAAACACCAAGCCATCACGCTATATATCATATATGACGGACAGATCAAGCCTCACCATAACTACTAAAGCTGCGACAAGGTGTCAGCGGCGAAAAGATACCAACGGGGAAGAGCTAAGTACTCACTCCTGACTATAGTCTCCCGGCGTGGGTTCATTGTGTGCTGACAAGGCATTCATCATAGCTTCATCATCCAGCGAACCACTTTGCGAATCGTCCAGCCTTTGCCGCTTAGCCATATGCTCGTCCGAGTCATCCTCCAGATTAGGGTCCACGGCAAGATCATCAGGGGATTCCAtctgggctggtggtgcgCCACCAGCATTGATGGGCCGAGATGGTGGGCGAACTGGTGTCTGTACCTGAGCCTGGACATTTTGAGCATACATGGGATGCATCTGAACACCGGGCGGCGGAGCAGGCATGCCAGGGATGACGGGCACCGGAACGCTGGTGATTTGTTGCGGCGTCGGAGGAGCACTGGAAACGGGAGCCCCCGGAGGACCAGGAGCCACACCCGGGACGGGGCCAGGAGCAACACTAGGGGCTAAGCCCGGGCCGCCACCAGGAGCCCCACCGGGGGCTTGTCCTGgcccggcggcggcaatggcggcggcggcagcagcagcagcatgatcGGCAGCAGTTGGTGGAGCGGGATTTTTTCTTGGGCGGCCTCGGCCGGGTCCCGGTCTCCGTGTGATGGGGTTCAAGGTGGGATCAATCTTTCTGGGACTGTTGTCGGGGTTGACAGTGCTGGAATCGGCCTTGTTCTGAGCACGACGAAGGCCTTGGAAGTGCTGGCTGGGACGGTGTGTTAGACCAGATCAAACGGCATAAAGAACATTCCCGGTTGGATGGCCGATATCACAAGTGGTACCGCAACAGACATCATCTCGGCTCAACTCGAGAAAGCAATTGTTGATCAACTAAAAGGGGGTACAGGATTGGGGCAGAGATACAAGAGAAACAGCAAGCAACAGCCACCGGCCAGTGCTAATCATTTACGAGATACCAGACATGAATTACAAGAGAAACTCACCGACATCCTTCGTTGGTGAAGCCATAGCCCATGGAGCGCATATGGTTGCCGATGGTGGTCCATTCGCTGCCACTGATGACGCCAATGTTCTTGACGGACAGGATGGTGAAGAACAGGTCCTTGTCGGCCCGGTCGTTCCAGTTTTTGTTCATGGTGACAGCGACAGCGGCAGTATCAGAATACAATAATTGGTAGCTGATGAACAGAGTGGATAGCGGCCACGAGAGGGAAAATTGCTAAGGTCTGCTAAGCAGAGATGCATTtgctgaagaaggtggcCAGATCATTCAACCGGCGCCGAGACCAGACCAACATGTTCCATCTGATTGGCCAATGCCACATGGTCAGAGCTTCCTCGCTAGGGGCTGGGACCAAACTCAATTGGGAcagaggaagggaggggaagaaaaaaagaggttggggaatggggatggCGCCTTGTGGTCCGTGGAATGGAATGTGTGAGTGGGTGGGTCCCATATtaagagaaaaaaaacccGAGGTCAGATGATTTGGCGCCAGTATCGCGCACCAGTGGCACAGCCCCCCAGCCTGCGACGCGCTGTAGCCCTGAAATATCCCCAACCTGACGCGGATGACGACTGCCTGTGGGCCATTCACTGTCCTGTTGAGTGATCTCAACTCTTTATAGCACAGTGATAACATCATGTAGATACATCACCGCTCTTGTGATGACTCGATCCGAGGCAATTGTGACTGTTGCAATCATGCCTTTGTCCTCAGTACCTACCTTAGACATTGCTCCGGCGGATTGCATCACCGCCTTATCGTCGGCGTCTCAGGATGGAAGCTCGGGAGGGGTAGCATCACAGGCTGCTCTGTACCCCATCATCAGGCAGCCAAGAGGCAACAAAAAAGGCCACGAAGCAGTGAGCGTGCGTCTGCCATTGACCCgcacccccatccccaatccccatccccatccatgCCTTGCTCCCACTACCTACTTCATCGACTCTGCATATTCCGAACTTGGAAATCCCACTGAGCTGTTTTCCTCTTGCTCCAACCGACGTCTCGCATTTCCCAATCCCATCCGAGTCTAGTGACTCACTGATCAATCTCTGTCTGTGCCGTTCCTGACACTGGCCAGCTGGAGACAGATTGATTCCCGATCGATCCAGacttcccttcccctcccccgagcCATGCAGTTTGACGATGGTTCACCCACCTGCATGTCGTCGCCCGGGCTGCGCAAGCATCTACTTATCATTGTGACAGCTACGACAGCTTCGACAGCTACTAGCTCACACAGCTGCCGCACCTCGAGGCAGCCACTCGATTCGCCAGGGGCCGTTTGACATGGTCACAGCCAATGCCTTGACTCGGAGCAGCTTCAACAAGAGATGGATGTCACACCTCCAGCATGTGAGGCAAGGGCCAGGGATCTGCATGTCTTGGGAGAAAAGCACTTCACGCGGTAGCGCCTCGGTGCCGCGTTGCGCTCGTCGCTCCATCCCACCCTCTATCGCCGGCTTCTTTCTTGTGTGAGTGGCCcggccttttccttttgttGAGCCTGTTCCCCCACCAGAGGGCCTGTGGACCAGGCAACCGCTGCTGATTGTCTTCTGGAAATGCTGTAGATAGATAAATACCTATGCCCGGAAAAGGAGGTCCTATCTGTGTCCAGCGCAGGGTGGCGCTTTCAAGCTGCATTCTATGCTTTACCCACAATGGCTGCTGCTCACACCCAGCAAACAAAACCTCAtgcatccccctcctcatttGGCAAAGACTGCTGTCCCCCTTTGCTCTCTTCCCCAATGAAGACCGATGCCACCAAGCCATTGCTTCTTTGCTCTCAGCCCAAAGGAAAACTACATGAGAAGATTTTTTATTGCTTCTATttaggggaggggggggaggggggggggtgaaaCAGCCATATAACCCGCCCGACAGCCTCACCCACGGCTCATCTACATTCACACCGCacaccatcccatccaacAGTGACTCACTTCCCCACACAGTTCCCCAGAGCCTTCTGTAGTATTCTGTCGGTGTGATCCCTGGCCCCTGcgagagaagaagagcctTCATATTGAGCTGGTCACTCCCCTCTGCtgctgggtggtggttttctctctcttttcttccctcgGTCGGCTGGCTTTCGACCgcctctcccctcccttccacACCCTCCATCCCCCAATCAGACgtcgacatcctccccaaccgcccGATCGAGAGCCCTCTACATCCTTCATCATGGCCCACAACGATAATGCCATGACCCGGTTCCTCTTTGCCATACTCCAGCAAAAATGCCTCAAAGATGTATGTTTTCTCTGCTTCTTCTACCGCCACGGAGAGACCACTCACCAGGCCAACTTCGCGTCCAGATCGACTGGAACAAGGTGGCCCAAGATCCCAATCTCGCTCAGCCCATTACCAATGGCCATGCCGCCCGCATGCGCTACTCGAGGTTCAGGTCGGCCATGCTAGGCATCGAACCTCAGAAACGAAACAGAGTCAGCAAACCGGcagcgaggaagaaaaagaccaCAGCAGCATCCACCTCACAAAAGGAAGCCGGCGATGGAGACACCCAAGACACGCCTGCTAAGCCCGACAATCCTCCAGCgaagaagatcaaggtcGAAAGGTTATCGCCAAAGCCTGCCAATCCGCAACTGCCTTCTCCAAAGTCGGATACCATCCCAGCCAGCACCTTCGAAATCGAGACGGTCAGTatcaagaaagaaaggacAGCATCTAGCACTCCTA from Podospora pseudopauciseta strain CBS 411.78 chromosome 6, whole genome shotgun sequence includes:
- a CDS encoding hypothetical protein (COG:S; EggNog:ENOG503PDT9); the protein is MNKNWNDRADKDLFFTILSVKNIGVISGSEWTTIGNHMRSMGYGFTNEGCRQHFQGLRRAQNKADSSTVNPDNSPRKIDPTLNPITRRPGPGRGRPRKNPAPPTAADHAAAAAAAAIAAAGPGQAPGGAPGGGPGLAPSVAPGPVPGVAPGPPGAPVSSAPPTPQQITSVPVPVIPGMPAPPPGVQMHPMYAQNVQAQVQTPVRPPSRPINAGGAPPAQMESPDDLAVDPNLEDDSDEHMAKRQRLDDSQSGSLDDEAMMNALSAHNEPTPGDYSQDFSSYGEA